Proteins encoded together in one Lathamus discolor isolate bLatDis1 chromosome 3, bLatDis1.hap1, whole genome shotgun sequence window:
- the NOS1AP gene encoding carboxyl-terminal PDZ ligand of neuronal nitric oxide synthase protein isoform X4 — protein MPAKSKYNLVDDRHDLRIPLHNEDAFQHGICFEAKYIGSLDVPRPNSRVEIVTAMRRIRYEFKAKNIKKKKVNLIVSVDGVKVILKKKKKLLSLQKKEWAWDENKMLVMHDPIYRIFYVSHDSQDLKIFSYIARDGSSNVFRCNVFKSKKKSQAMRIVRTVGQAFEVCHKLSLQHTQQNADGQEDGDSERNGDDLDVPACRLTGAERAAASAEETDIDAVELPLPGADILDFSRGVTDLDAVGKEGCLLPEDILTASPKMLLPSSAQLPDLGTPLSAHHQMQLLQQLLQQQQQQTQVAVAQVHLLKDQLAAEAAARLEAQARVHQLLLQNKDLLQHISLLVKQVQELELKLAGNTTTGSQDSLLEITFRSNVLPVLCDPTTPQPEDTHPPPLGSGSGFPSTMGSPIVDQSMFENASASTAPTPRPHHGPAAALPQPSRPAGSQHLRNLGKAMGAKVNDLLRRKEPGGLPAVGVMEVNACAGAILGMGQPASEDGAVGLDAFPRLDPPPPVTKKRTPRALKTPQDMLIAPQPVVTTPTSSMEEPQEPPTAHPDPSEEQPGMRDPSPLECPGVPSMMGTSGLSGDQTTGALPVPDLIHKGNLESQRRAGESLGTEKSSRRPGLEHEPLGSTGRPEACTPGWEVEGPHPDLLSFE, from the exons TATGAATTTAAAGCCAAGAATAtcaagaagaagaaagtgaatCTCATTGTGTCAGTGGATGGTGTGAAAGTCAttctgaagaagaagaagaag cttctttcattgcagaaaaaaGAATGGGCCTgggatgaaaacaaaatgcttgtCATGCACGATCCCATCTACAG GATATTCTATGTGTCTCATGACTCCCAGGACCTAAAGATCTTCAGttacattgccagggatgggtctAGCAATGTCTTCAGGTGCAACGTCTTCAAATCCAAGAAGAAG AGCCAAGCCATGCGTATCGTCCGGACAGTGGGCCAGGCATTTGAGGTCTGCCACAAGCTGAGCCTGCAGCACACCCAGCAAAATGCAGAtgggcaggaggatggagacaGTGAGAGGAATGGGGACGATCTGGATGTACCAG CCTGTCGCCTCACTGGTGCAGAGCGGGCAGCCGCCTCGGCAGAGGAGACGGACATCGATGCTGTGGAGCTCCCACTGCCCGGAGCCGACATCCTCGACTTCAGCCGCGGCGTGACTGACCTGGATGCCGTTGGCAAGGAG ggctgcctcctccctgaAGATATCCTGACAGCGTCGCCCAAGATGCTGCTGCCCTCATCTGCGCAGCTGCCTGACCTGGGAACACCCCTCTCTGCTCACCACCAGatgcagctcctccagcagctcctgcagcagcaacagcagcagacaCAAGTGGCTGTGGCACAG GTCCACTTGCTGAAGgaccagctggctgcagaggcagcagcgcGGCTGGAAGCCCAGGCTCGTGTGCACCAGCTTCTGCTCCAGAACAAGGACTTGCTGCAGCACATCTCGCTCCTGGTCAAACaggtgcaggagctggagctgaagcTAGCGGGGAACACCACCA CGGGCTCCCAGGACAGCCTGCTGGAGATCACCTTCCGCTCAAATGTCCTCCCTGTCCTCTGCGACCCGACCACCCCGCAGCCCGAGGACACCCACCCGCCGCCACTGGGCTCTGGCTCAGGCTTCCCCAGCACCATGGGCAGCCCCATAG TGGACCAGAGCATGTTTGAGAACGCCAGTGCCAGCACAGCACCCACCCCACGGCCACATCATGGCCCTGCCGCAGCCCTGCCACAGCCCTCCCGCCCCGCCGGCAGCCAGCACCTCCGCAACCTGGGCAAGGCCATGGGGGCCAAGGTGAATGATCTCCTGCGCCGCAAGGAGCCAGGCGGCCTCCCTGCTGTGGGAGTGATGGAGGTGAATGCCTGCGCTGGTGCTATTCTGGGCATGGGACAGCCGGCTAGCGAGGATGG ggctgtggggctggatgCTTTTCCCCGGCTAGACCCCCCACCCCCTGTCACCAAGAAGCGGACACCACGTGCCCTGAAGACCCCGCAGGACATGCTCATTGCTCCACAGCCAGTGGTGACCACCCCAACGAGCAGCATGGAGGAGCCCCAAGAACCACCCACAGCCCACCCTGACCCCTCAGAGGAGCAGCCGGGGATGAGGGACCCATCCCCTCTAGAATGCCCTGGGGTCCCCAGCATGATGGGCACCTCAGGTCTCAGTGGGGACCAGACCACTGGTGCTCTTCCTGTGCCTGACCTCATCCATAAGGGCAACCTGGAGAGCCAGCGGCGAGCAGGAGAGTCACTCGGCACAGAGAAGTCCTCCCGGAGACCAGGGCTGGAGCATGAGCCACTGGGGAGCACGGGGCGGCCAGAGGCATGTACCCCTGGCTGGGAGGTGGAGGGGCCCCATCCTGACTTGCTGTCATTTGAGTAG